The proteins below are encoded in one region of Triticum aestivum cultivar Chinese Spring chromosome 1B, IWGSC CS RefSeq v2.1, whole genome shotgun sequence:
- the LOC123114266 gene encoding glycerophosphodiester phosphodiesterase GDPD6 has protein sequence MDSLWHASVIVLVLVFIGGSDANPAARRHGQLDVNHKKQPLQTSRPYNIAHRGSNGEIPEETAAAYLRAIEEGADFIETDILASEDGHLICFHDVTLENTTDIASRTEFAGRKRTYEVEGVNMTGWFTVDFTLRELKSLRVKQRFSFRDQQYNGKYNILTFDEFILIALHADRVVGIYPEIKNPIFINQQVKWSGGKKFEDKFVETLLKYGYKGKYMSEDWLKKPLFIQSFAPTSLIYISNITNAPKLLLIDDTTVPTQDTNQSYYEITSNGYLAFIRKHVIGIGPWKDTIVPPENDHLGPATDLVARAHALNLQVHPYTFRNENSYLHFNFHQDPYAEYEYWLREIGVDALFTDFTGSLHKYQEWTAPHQNKEKKCKGPPA, from the exons ATGGATTCCCTCT GGCACGCCTCCGTCATTGTCCTGGTGCTCGTATTCATTGGAGGATCCGATGCCAACCCAGCCGCCCGTCGCCACGGTCAGCTGGATGTAAACCACAAGAAGCAGCCACTACAGACATCCAGACCTTACAACATTGCCCACAGGGGTTCCAATGGCGAAATACCCGAAGAGACAGCTGCAGCATATTTG AGGGCTATCGAGGAAGGTGCAGACTTCATAGAGACTGATATACTTGCATCAGAGGACGGTCATCTGATATGTTTTCATGATGTAACACTGGAGAACACGACCGACATCGCCAGCCGTACCGAGTTCGCTGGCAGGAAGAGAACCTATGAAGTCGAGGGAGTAAATATGACTGGGTGGTTTACTG TGGATTTTACACTAAGAGAACTAAAATCACTGAGGGTGAAACAGCGCTTCAGTTTCAGGGATCAACAGTATAATG GGAAGTACAATATTCTTACATTTGATGAGTTTATCTTGATTGCACTTCATGCTGACAGGGTGGTCGGAATATACCCAGAGATCAAGAATCCTATTTTTATCAACCAGCAA GTCAAGTGGTCAGGTGGCAAGAAGTTTGAGGACAAGTTTGTCGAGACGCTTCTCAAGTATGGCTACAAAGGCAAATATATGTCTGAAGATTGGCTCAAGAAGCCGCTATTCATCCAATCCTTTGCTCCAACTTCACTAATTTACATCTCAAACATTACAAATGCTCCAAAGCTACTTCTAATAGACGACACCACAGTTCCAACTCAAGATACCAACCAG TCATACTATGAGATAACTTCGAACGGCTATCTCGCGTTCATAAGGAAGCATGTAATTGGGATTGGGCCATGGAAGGATACAATTGTCCCCCCAGAGAATGACCATTTAGGCCCTGCAACTGATCTTGTGGCACGGGCACATGCTCTGAATCTTCAG GTGCATCCATACACATTCAGAAATGAGAACTCATACCTGCACTTCAACTTCCATCAAGACCCTTATGCTGAATATGAGTACTGGCTCAGAGAGATCGGAGTCGATGCGCTGTTCACCGATTTCACCGGCAGCTTGCACAAGTACCAGGAGTGGACAGCTCCACACCAAAACAAAGAAAAGAAGTGCAAAGGACCTCCTGCATGA